A part of Geothrix oryzae genomic DNA contains:
- the miaE gene encoding tRNA isopentenyl-2-thiomethyl-A-37 hydroxylase MiaE: MNGFKPPLPLRSDTPAAWADAALADPEALLSDHAHCEKKAALTALNMAQHLSDMPRASVLLARLAEEELNHYRRVLEALQTFGWKLRPDHGNAYAQALHKLASKGLLDQLLIAALIEARSCERLGLLERAWAVQPAPGPKSWLAFLLELEHCEAGHAQVYRSLAEERFGAAAATRMDWWLDREVEVIGALPWRSAVH; the protein is encoded by the coding sequence ATGAACGGATTCAAACCTCCTTTGCCCCTCCGGTCCGATACGCCCGCCGCCTGGGCCGATGCCGCCCTGGCCGATCCTGAGGCCCTGCTGTCCGATCACGCCCACTGCGAGAAGAAGGCTGCGCTGACGGCCCTGAACATGGCCCAGCACCTCAGCGATATGCCCCGCGCCTCGGTGCTGCTGGCTCGGCTGGCGGAAGAAGAGCTCAACCACTACCGGCGCGTGCTGGAGGCGCTCCAGACCTTCGGGTGGAAGCTCCGCCCCGACCACGGCAACGCCTACGCGCAGGCTCTCCACAAATTGGCCTCGAAGGGGCTGCTGGATCAGCTGCTCATCGCCGCGCTCATCGAGGCCCGCAGCTGTGAGCGGTTGGGGCTGCTGGAGCGGGCCTGGGCCGTCCAGCCGGCGCCGGGCCCCAAATCGTGGCTGGCCTTCCTGCTGGAGCTGGAACACTGCGAGGCGGGCCACGCACAGGTCTACCGCAGCCTGGCAGAGGAGCGGTTCGGTGCGGCGGCGGCGACCCGGATGGACTGGTGGTTGGACCGGGAGGTCGAAGTGATCGGGGCCCTGCCTTGGCGGTCGGCGGTGCACTGA
- a CDS encoding TetR/AcrR family transcriptional regulator, with translation MSTVPDHGLKELVPVFGPEALGVGAQGSFRTALERLSGEGDLKARLLLSALSHFAAKGYDGVQVKEVAEEAGVSKPTLYYHFGSKEGLFRQLCLVSLAAMAVRIQAMVEPFLQAPIQGAEAVDAACTGLARTYLDLLQESQEFTGFILRSIAVPSPDSSFRDLMPLVERGLSPLGLFMNHVFGTGLEQARKEVLLFTSLVGSLIEEKLRDPNYQITDGEVRWVTRRWLHGVQG, from the coding sequence ATGTCCACCGTTCCCGACCATGGTCTGAAAGAGTTGGTGCCGGTCTTCGGTCCTGAAGCCCTGGGCGTGGGCGCGCAGGGCAGCTTCCGGACGGCCCTGGAGCGCCTGAGCGGCGAGGGCGATCTGAAGGCCCGGCTGTTGCTGTCGGCCCTTTCGCACTTCGCGGCGAAGGGGTATGACGGGGTGCAGGTGAAGGAGGTGGCGGAGGAGGCCGGCGTGTCGAAGCCGACCCTCTACTACCACTTCGGCAGCAAGGAGGGCCTCTTCCGCCAGCTCTGCCTGGTGTCGCTCGCCGCCATGGCTGTGCGCATCCAGGCCATGGTGGAGCCCTTCCTCCAGGCGCCGATCCAGGGCGCGGAGGCCGTGGACGCGGCCTGCACAGGGCTGGCGCGGACCTACCTGGACCTGCTGCAGGAGAGCCAGGAGTTCACCGGGTTCATCCTCCGTTCCATCGCGGTGCCCTCGCCGGATTCCAGCTTCCGGGACCTCATGCCCCTCGTGGAGAGGGGCCTGAGCCCCCTGGGCCTCTTCATGAACCATGTGTTCGGCACGGGGCTGGAGCAGGCGCGCAAGGAGGTGCTGCTGTTCACCTCCCTGGTGGGCTCGCTCATCGAGGAGAAGCTCCGGGATCCGAATTACCAGATCACCGACGGCGAAGTCCGCTGGGTGACCCGCCGCTGGCTTCACGGCGTCCAGGGTTGA
- a CDS encoding M61 family metallopeptidase: MTKLTPIRATVRPLDLPQHLFEVELTFPAEAVASGATAALPAWTPGSYLVRDYARFVDRVRRVEGRREWPLEKLDKQRWELPASKRELTVRYRLYGNDLTVRTNHVDATHAQIIPAATFLYLEGQLDRPVEVSFEGFPTAWKVASALPQKRGVYAAGDFDMLVDSPFELGTFRTRQFKTGGTAFELAFTGDHNGDEGRIAEATKKIVEAAGAIFGGFPFKRYVFLFTFTPKLRGGLEHKDCTSLISDCHAFDKSEGYHALYQLVAHEFFHAWNVKRLHDPVLGPFDYSRENPTRMLWFHEGLTSYMEHLIVLRAGVVPWSHAAKELTRCWSEQVQRPGRLEQSLEESSWDAWIRLYKQHEFSPNSSVSYYDKGEAVAWLMDATLRAGSRGKAGLPELFARLWARHGEKGLTDADVRRAFQELSGQDPAPFWGAYISGRAELDPAPLRRAYGLTMVAKAPWESLSAAEAKDPAAQRRARAWTGLVLAANGPSVQNIIPGSPAAKAGLSFGMEILAVDGWRTASSGEAQRLLAEPGPGGKATVLAADRGRVFEVRVPVVESPDRSHGLVPDPRATAVQRATFVAAYGQPFPSAPVKPGTRR, encoded by the coding sequence ATGACCAAGCTCACCCCGATCCGGGCCACCGTCCGTCCGCTGGACCTGCCCCAGCACCTGTTTGAAGTGGAGCTGACCTTTCCCGCCGAGGCTGTGGCCTCCGGCGCCACGGCAGCGCTGCCGGCCTGGACGCCGGGTTCCTACCTGGTGCGGGACTACGCCCGCTTCGTGGACCGCGTCCGCCGGGTGGAGGGCCGCCGGGAATGGCCGCTGGAGAAGCTCGACAAGCAGCGCTGGGAGCTGCCCGCCTCGAAGCGGGAGCTCACGGTCCGCTACCGCCTCTACGGCAACGATCTCACCGTCCGCACCAACCATGTGGACGCCACCCACGCCCAGATCATCCCGGCCGCAACCTTCCTCTACCTGGAGGGCCAGCTGGACCGGCCGGTGGAGGTGAGCTTCGAGGGTTTCCCCACCGCCTGGAAGGTGGCTTCGGCACTGCCGCAGAAGCGGGGTGTCTACGCGGCCGGGGACTTCGACATGCTGGTGGATTCGCCCTTCGAGCTGGGGACATTCCGGACCCGGCAGTTCAAGACCGGAGGCACCGCATTCGAGCTGGCCTTCACGGGCGACCACAACGGCGACGAGGGGCGCATCGCCGAAGCCACGAAGAAGATCGTCGAGGCGGCCGGCGCGATCTTCGGCGGCTTCCCCTTCAAGCGCTATGTGTTCCTCTTCACCTTCACGCCCAAGCTCCGGGGCGGCCTGGAGCACAAGGATTGCACCAGCCTCATCTCCGACTGCCATGCCTTCGACAAGTCGGAGGGCTACCACGCCCTCTACCAGCTGGTGGCCCACGAATTCTTCCATGCCTGGAATGTAAAGCGTCTGCACGATCCCGTCCTGGGCCCCTTCGACTACAGCCGCGAGAACCCCACGAGGATGCTCTGGTTCCACGAGGGGCTCACCTCGTACATGGAGCACCTCATCGTCCTCCGGGCCGGCGTGGTGCCCTGGAGCCATGCCGCCAAGGAACTGACCCGTTGCTGGAGCGAGCAGGTGCAGCGTCCGGGCCGGCTGGAGCAGAGCCTCGAGGAATCCAGCTGGGACGCCTGGATCCGCCTCTACAAGCAGCACGAGTTCAGCCCCAACAGCTCCGTCAGCTACTACGACAAGGGCGAGGCGGTGGCCTGGCTCATGGATGCGACCCTCCGGGCCGGCAGCCGCGGCAAGGCAGGCCTGCCGGAGCTCTTCGCCAGGCTGTGGGCCCGGCACGGCGAGAAGGGCCTAACCGATGCGGATGTGCGGCGGGCCTTCCAGGAACTCTCCGGCCAGGATCCCGCCCCCTTCTGGGGGGCCTACATCTCCGGCCGGGCTGAGCTCGATCCCGCGCCTCTGCGCCGCGCGTATGGCCTGACCATGGTGGCGAAGGCCCCCTGGGAGTCCCTGTCCGCCGCCGAGGCGAAGGATCCCGCGGCCCAGCGCCGGGCCCGGGCCTGGACGGGCCTCGTCCTGGCCGCCAACGGACCCTCCGTGCAGAACATCATCCCCGGCAGTCCGGCGGCGAAAGCCGGCCTCAGCTTCGGCATGGAGATCCTCGCCGTGGATGGTTGGCGCACCGCCAGTTCGGGGGAGGCCCAGCGCCTGCTGGCCGAGCCGGGTCCCGGAGGAAAGGCCACCGTGCTGGCCGCGGATCGGGGCCGGGTCTTCGAGGTGCGGGTGCCGGTGGTGGAAAGTCCCGACCGCAGCCACGGCCTGGTGCCGGATCCCCGGGCGACTGCTGTTCAGCGCGCGACCTTCGTCGCGGCCTACGGACAGCCGTTCCCCTCGGCGCCGGTCAAACCGGGAACCCGCCGTTGA
- a CDS encoding EamA family transporter — MSLLLIVSVIWALSFGLTAEVSDLGAPFVTAARTVLAALVFLPFLDVKGMPAWRRLAFAGIGALQFGLMYLLYIASYRWLRPSEVALFTIFTPLFVTLVSDLLEGRMSWLFLLTAGLAVLGTGICVWSGLGRGGMLRGFLLMQAANLCFALGQVLYRRVAPTSGKRDRDLMGLLYLGASVVAVAMAAPSVPWAKVLGMSPRQLGVLVYLGAVASGLGFFLFNAGARRTDIGTLAIFNNMKIPLAILASGLVFREAVDWPRLAAGGAVIACALGLNGITGVRS; from the coding sequence ATGTCCCTGCTGCTCATCGTCTCGGTCATCTGGGCGCTCTCCTTCGGCCTCACGGCGGAGGTGAGCGACCTGGGGGCCCCGTTCGTGACTGCGGCCCGGACCGTCCTGGCGGCGCTGGTGTTCCTCCCCTTCCTGGATGTGAAGGGGATGCCCGCCTGGCGCAGGCTGGCCTTCGCCGGGATCGGCGCCCTGCAGTTCGGGCTCATGTACTTGCTCTATATCGCGTCCTACCGCTGGCTTCGACCCTCGGAAGTCGCCCTGTTCACCATCTTCACGCCCCTCTTTGTCACGCTGGTCAGCGATCTGCTGGAGGGGCGGATGTCCTGGCTGTTCCTGCTCACGGCCGGGCTGGCGGTGCTGGGCACGGGCATCTGCGTCTGGTCCGGCCTGGGGCGGGGCGGGATGCTGCGCGGCTTCCTGCTGATGCAGGCGGCCAACCTGTGCTTCGCCCTCGGCCAGGTGCTCTACCGCCGCGTGGCTCCAACATCGGGCAAGCGGGATCGCGACCTCATGGGCCTGCTCTACCTGGGGGCCTCCGTGGTGGCCGTGGCGATGGCTGCACCCTCCGTTCCGTGGGCGAAGGTGCTCGGCATGAGCCCCCGCCAGCTGGGCGTGCTCGTCTACCTCGGGGCGGTGGCCTCGGGCCTGGGATTCTTCCTCTTCAACGCCGGGGCCCGGCGGACGGACATCGGCACGCTGGCCATCTTCAACAACATGAAGATCCCCCTGGCCATCCTGGCCTCCGGCCTCGTGTTCCGCGAAGCCGTGGATTGGCCGAGGCTGGCCGCCGGCGGGGCGGTCATCGCCTGCGCCCTCGGGCTGAACGGCATCACTGGAGTGCGGTCATGA
- a CDS encoding glycosyltransferase family 2 protein, translating into MRIAAILAAHDEADHIGSVLAGLQAFGLHRILVVDDGSGDGTGAVAAAGGAEVLRLEPGRGGGKGQALRAGIAHLRSDDFDFYLFLDADGQHAPADLRRFLDHLATHPDADFLIGSRLQDRARIPAKRWRTNALGTWTLGRIAGVTWEDSQSGYRMIRKKVLDRLDLRSSGFAIEMEIAMKAADWKLRWAHIPIQAIYQPGPPRSHFRGVMDTWLIAWESLKC; encoded by the coding sequence TTGAGGATCGCCGCGATCCTCGCCGCCCACGATGAGGCCGATCACATCGGATCGGTGCTGGCCGGGCTCCAGGCCTTCGGGTTGCACCGGATCCTGGTCGTGGACGACGGCTCCGGCGACGGCACCGGCGCCGTGGCTGCCGCCGGCGGGGCCGAGGTGCTGCGGCTCGAACCCGGCCGGGGCGGCGGGAAGGGCCAGGCCCTCCGTGCGGGCATCGCGCACCTCCGGTCTGACGATTTCGATTTCTACCTCTTCCTGGATGCGGATGGCCAGCATGCCCCCGCGGACCTGCGACGCTTCCTCGACCACCTGGCGACCCACCCGGACGCGGACTTCCTCATCGGATCGCGCCTCCAGGACCGCGCCCGGATCCCGGCGAAACGCTGGCGCACCAACGCCCTGGGAACCTGGACCCTGGGCCGCATCGCCGGCGTCACCTGGGAGGACAGCCAGAGCGGCTACCGCATGATCCGGAAGAAGGTGCTGGATCGCCTGGACCTGCGCTCGTCGGGCTTCGCCATCGAGATGGAGATCGCCATGAAGGCCGCGGACTGGAAGCTCCGGTGGGCCCACATCCCCATCCAGGCCATCTACCAGCCCGGGCCGCCGCGGAGCCATTTCCGCGGCGTGATGGACACTTGGCTCATCGCCTGGGAATCACTGAAATGCTGA
- a CDS encoding ribonuclease HII, with protein MINPLDWDLGNVPPGVAWGGVDEAGRGAWAGPVVAACAVLDGETVHKWGHVLRSVRDSKQLKPERREVLAAELKSVLPAYGIAEVDPLAIDRENILEATLMAMRQAVAQLAIRPRLLLVDGNRGPRTGLPERLVVDGDAVSCAIGAASILAKAHRDALMIGLEEQHPGYGFGQHKGYGTALHRARILELGVSCVHRISYAPVAALQRVDEDLRDELRRSLDRCVSVAELQAWVLSDLRPAYGRLKLVWVETLRRHYADRLAQLANAEGLAKDPE; from the coding sequence ATGATCAACCCGCTCGATTGGGACCTCGGCAATGTGCCTCCCGGCGTGGCCTGGGGCGGCGTGGACGAGGCGGGGCGCGGCGCCTGGGCAGGGCCGGTGGTGGCCGCCTGCGCCGTGCTGGACGGGGAGACGGTCCACAAGTGGGGCCATGTGCTGCGGAGCGTTCGGGACAGCAAGCAGCTGAAGCCCGAACGGCGGGAAGTCCTGGCGGCGGAGCTGAAGTCCGTGCTCCCGGCCTACGGCATCGCCGAGGTGGATCCGCTCGCCATCGACCGGGAGAACATCCTGGAGGCCACCCTGATGGCCATGCGGCAGGCGGTGGCCCAACTGGCGATCCGGCCCCGCCTCCTGCTCGTGGACGGGAACCGCGGCCCCAGGACGGGCCTGCCCGAGCGGCTCGTGGTGGACGGGGACGCCGTCAGCTGCGCCATCGGCGCGGCGAGCATCCTGGCCAAGGCCCACCGCGATGCGCTGATGATCGGCCTGGAAGAGCAGCATCCGGGCTATGGTTTCGGCCAGCACAAGGGCTACGGCACGGCCCTGCACCGGGCGCGCATCCTGGAGCTGGGCGTGTCCTGCGTGCACCGCATCAGCTATGCGCCCGTAGCGGCGCTCCAGCGGGTGGACGAGGACCTGCGCGACGAGTTGCGCCGCAGCCTGGATCGCTGCGTCAGCGTGGCCGAACTGCAGGCCTGGGTGCTCTCGGACCTCCGCCCGGCCTATGGCCGGCTGAAGCTGGTGTGGGTGGAGACCCTGAGGCGGCACTATGCGGACCGCCTGGCCCAGTTGGCGAATGCCGAGGGTCTGGCCAAGGATCCCGAGTGA